One part of the Thermococcus litoralis DSM 5473 genome encodes these proteins:
- a CDS encoding asparagine synthetase A has product MNAVQLVSRDIEKVIRVQTKVIDYMTDFFVKKGFKWLLPVMLSSITDPLWPDPAASKMRAPEIEAYGTRLKLMHSMILHKQFAIAMGLEKIFVLSPNIRLEERDRDDGRHAYEFTQLDFEIAYATMDDVMGLIEELMVGLFKEARKWDELEGRELPKVKSPFKRFTMAEIREEFGDDEKASEVMSEPFWITDISREFYDREDPERPGHFRNYDLILPEGYGEVSSGGEREWQYDVIVRKLKESGLSLEAFRPYLEVAKAGKLKPSAGAGIGLERLVRYIVGAKHIAEVQPFPRVPGIPAVI; this is encoded by the coding sequence ATGAACGCAGTTCAACTTGTAAGCAGGGATATTGAAAAGGTGATAAGAGTACAGACGAAAGTTATAGATTATATGACAGACTTCTTTGTGAAGAAGGGCTTTAAGTGGCTCTTGCCAGTTATGCTTAGCTCGATAACCGATCCCCTGTGGCCAGATCCAGCAGCGAGTAAAATGAGAGCCCCAGAAATTGAAGCTTATGGGACAAGACTAAAGCTGATGCACAGCATGATTCTGCATAAGCAGTTTGCCATAGCGATGGGATTGGAAAAGATATTTGTTCTTTCACCAAACATCAGGCTTGAAGAGAGAGATAGAGACGATGGAAGGCATGCATATGAATTTACCCAGCTTGACTTTGAGATAGCCTATGCCACTATGGACGACGTCATGGGGTTGATTGAGGAGCTCATGGTTGGGCTCTTTAAGGAAGCGAGGAAATGGGATGAACTTGAAGGGAGAGAACTGCCCAAGGTTAAGTCACCGTTTAAGCGCTTCACAATGGCCGAAATAAGAGAAGAGTTTGGGGATGATGAGAAGGCAAGTGAGGTAATGAGTGAGCCTTTCTGGATAACGGACATTTCGAGGGAATTCTACGACAGGGAAGATCCGGAGAGACCGGGGCACTTTAGAAACTACGATTTGATCTTGCCCGAAGGTTACGGGGAGGTTTCTAGCGGTGGAGAAAGGGAGTGGCAGTATGATGTGATAGTTAGAAAGCTTAAGGAAAGCGGGTTAAGCTTAGAAGCCTTTAGGCCTTACCTCGAGGTTGCAAAAGCTGGAAAACTTAAGCCCTCTGCTGGAGCCGGCATCGGATTGGAGAGGCTTGTTAGGTATATAGTGGGCGCAAAGCACATAGCTGAGGTGCAACCCTTCCCAAGAGTTCCTGGGATTCCTGCTGTTATCTGA